In Croceicoccus sp. Ery15, a genomic segment contains:
- the mnmE gene encoding tRNA uridine-5-carboxymethylaminomethyl(34) synthesis GTPase MnmE: protein MADSDTIFALSSGNPPAGIAVIRISGPRALAVLDSLGGRVPPPRRASVMRLRDPLDGSLLDETLVLALPGPATATGEDCAELHLHGGRALVTRVQQVLGRLEGMRRAEAGEFTMRAFRNGRIDLAEAEGLADLLSAETELQLRNAQALSGGVLSRKVHEWRDEVLAISARVETSIDFADEGDAEGIDPGFSNDCSDLAEKLSHWLDAPRAEILREGFRVAIGGPPNAGKSSLFNALIEEEAAIATPIAGTTRDALHRPVALGGVPFLFVDTAGIRDETGDVVEAIGIERAGQELARADLVLWLGPDGEGPAGCWEVQTKTDLVEAVESGAMFHVSAVTGEGIERLRAALIEIAREVMPKPGQLAVNVRQASLIAEATAALRDAGDVTDPLLIAEGLRRARLAFDRLLGNTGTEDMLDALFGRFCIGK from the coding sequence ATGGCTGACAGCGATACGATCTTCGCCCTGTCGAGCGGTAATCCGCCTGCGGGGATTGCGGTAATCCGCATCAGCGGGCCGCGCGCGTTGGCGGTTCTGGATAGTCTGGGCGGGCGCGTACCGCCGCCGCGCAGGGCCAGCGTGATGCGGCTTCGCGATCCCCTTGATGGCAGTCTGCTGGATGAGACTCTGGTGCTGGCGTTGCCCGGCCCGGCCACGGCGACGGGTGAGGATTGCGCGGAACTGCACCTGCATGGCGGCCGTGCTCTTGTTACGCGCGTGCAGCAGGTTCTGGGCCGTCTGGAAGGTATGCGACGGGCAGAGGCCGGCGAGTTCACCATGCGCGCCTTTCGCAACGGGCGTATCGATCTGGCAGAGGCGGAAGGTCTGGCCGATCTGTTGAGCGCTGAAACCGAACTGCAATTGCGCAATGCACAGGCGCTGAGCGGAGGTGTACTCTCGCGCAAGGTGCATGAATGGCGTGACGAGGTGCTGGCGATCTCTGCGCGTGTGGAAACGTCGATTGATTTTGCGGACGAGGGGGATGCAGAGGGTATCGATCCCGGTTTTTCGAACGATTGCAGCGACTTGGCCGAGAAATTGAGCCACTGGCTGGATGCACCGCGCGCGGAGATCTTGCGAGAGGGTTTTCGCGTGGCCATCGGCGGCCCCCCCAACGCGGGTAAAAGCAGCCTTTTCAATGCTTTAATAGAGGAAGAGGCAGCAATAGCCACTCCCATCGCCGGTACAACGCGTGATGCGTTGCATCGGCCTGTCGCTTTGGGCGGTGTGCCGTTTCTGTTCGTCGATACGGCCGGTATACGCGATGAGACCGGCGATGTGGTCGAGGCCATCGGAATCGAGCGGGCAGGGCAGGAGCTGGCGCGTGCCGATCTGGTGCTGTGGCTGGGGCCGGATGGCGAAGGGCCTGCCGGTTGCTGGGAAGTGCAGACCAAGACCGATCTCGTCGAAGCAGTAGAGTCAGGCGCAATGTTCCATGTATCTGCTGTGACGGGCGAGGGGATTGAGAGGTTGCGCGCCGCGTTGATCGAAATCGCGCGTGAAGTGATGCCGAAACCGGGCCAGCTGGCGGTGAACGTTCGCCAGGCTTCGCTGATCGCCGAGGCGACTGCAGCGCTACGCGACGCTGGCGACGTTACCGATCCACTTTTGATCGCCGAAGGATTGCGTCGGGCGCGGCTCGCATTTGATCGGTTGCTGGGCAACACTGGGACTGAAGATATGCTCGATGCTTTGTTCGGGCGATTTTGCATCGGTAAGTGA
- a CDS encoding DUF6489 family protein, which yields MKVNVEFDCSPEEARRFLGLPDVSKANEFYVDTLINTMKGTGNLEQLQDMIKQFTPMGEFGMKMFQQMMETGALAAFGKGGKTSN from the coding sequence ATGAAAGTGAATGTCGAATTCGATTGCTCGCCGGAAGAGGCGCGGCGCTTTCTCGGCCTGCCCGATGTGTCCAAGGCGAACGAATTCTATGTCGATACGCTGATCAATACGATGAAGGGCACCGGCAATCTTGAACAGCTGCAGGACATGATCAAGCAATTCACCCCGATGGGCGAGTTCGGCATGAAGATGTTCCAGCAGATGATGGAAACCGGCGCGCTGGCTGCGTTCGGAAAGGGTGGCAAGACCAGCAATTGA
- a CDS encoding dienelactone hydrolase family protein produces MEFAETIATLEGDASFGAYVARPAGSPKAAIIVIQEIFGVNAGIRDKCDRLASDGYLAVAPDLFFRFEPGIELDPDVEAQMQEAFGYFGKFDFVQAVKDLEATIHWVRREQGVAKVGCVGYCAGGRLAYLMATRTDIDASVGYYGVMIDQMLNESHAIANPLMLHIPTADGFVGPDAQKAMHEGLDPHPKVTLHDYEGLDHGFATQFGKRRNEEGAQLADKRTTEFFAAHLD; encoded by the coding sequence ATGGAATTCGCAGAAACGATCGCCACGCTGGAAGGGGACGCCAGCTTCGGCGCCTATGTCGCCCGTCCCGCCGGTTCGCCAAAGGCAGCCATCATCGTGATTCAGGAGATTTTCGGCGTAAACGCAGGCATCCGCGACAAATGCGACCGGCTGGCCAGCGACGGTTATCTGGCGGTCGCGCCCGATCTGTTCTTCCGTTTCGAGCCGGGCATCGAGCTTGACCCCGATGTCGAAGCGCAAATGCAGGAAGCTTTCGGCTATTTCGGCAAGTTCGATTTCGTTCAGGCGGTCAAGGATCTGGAAGCGACGATCCATTGGGTCCGCCGCGAGCAGGGTGTCGCCAAGGTCGGCTGCGTCGGGTACTGCGCAGGTGGGCGGCTTGCCTATCTGATGGCGACGCGCACCGATATCGACGCCTCGGTCGGCTATTATGGCGTGATGATCGACCAGATGCTGAACGAAAGCCACGCCATCGCCAATCCGCTGATGCTGCATATCCCGACAGCCGATGGCTTCGTCGGCCCCGATGCGCAAAAGGCCATGCACGAAGGGCTGGACCCGCACCCCAAGGTGACGCTGCACGATTACGAAGGGCTGGACCACGGATTCGCCACCCAGTTCGGTAAAAGGCGGAACGAGGAAGGCGCACAATTGGCAGACAAGCGCACCACCGAGTTCTTTGCCGCGCATCTGGATTAA
- a CDS encoding FMN-binding glutamate synthase family protein — MQNQAHWRSSADLLTRYGLPLALLLLSGLALAWAPMRWLAWVTLPLLALAVWDFFQKKHTLRRNYPLVARFRWLMEDFRPYFRSYLIESNLEGRPFSHDQRRIIYARAKGQLDSHPFGTELDVYSEEYEWLSHSIAPNAAAPEEWRCQVGSDQCSKPYSAALLNISAMSFGSLSANAIMALNKGAAEGGFYHDTGEGGISRYHSAHGGDLVWELGSGYFGCRNKDGSFDPARFADSAQADSVKMVEVKLSQGAKPGHGGMLPGSKVTEEIAEARGVGVGEDCISPAAHPAFSTPIEMIEWCAKLRDLSGGKPVGVKLCVGQPHELMAMAKAMLQTGITLDYIVVDGAEGGTGAAPVELSNRVGMPLREGTIMLRNMLVGTGLKPQVKIAAAGKVHSGAGLAMNFGLGADWCNAARAFMFALGCVQSMKCHTDECPTGVATQDATRQRGLVVDDKATRVARFQRQTLHGLREIVVAMGLDNPWQIQPHHIRERMNPVRSDSMDRFYTFLEPGVLLDDADSTPYARHWNAASAETFRMVG, encoded by the coding sequence ATGCAAAATCAGGCGCATTGGCGCAGTTCCGCCGATTTGCTGACCCGCTATGGCCTGCCACTGGCCTTGCTGTTGTTAAGCGGGTTGGCGCTGGCATGGGCGCCAATGCGCTGGCTGGCTTGGGTCACATTACCCCTGCTGGCGCTGGCCGTGTGGGACTTCTTTCAGAAAAAGCACACATTGCGCCGCAATTATCCGCTGGTCGCGCGGTTCCGCTGGCTGATGGAGGATTTCCGGCCCTATTTCCGGTCCTATCTGATCGAATCCAATCTGGAAGGCCGCCCGTTCAGCCACGACCAGCGCCGCATCATCTATGCCCGTGCCAAGGGCCAGCTGGATTCGCATCCCTTCGGCACCGAACTTGATGTATATTCCGAGGAATATGAATGGCTTAGCCACTCCATCGCGCCCAATGCGGCCGCGCCGGAGGAATGGCGCTGTCAGGTCGGATCGGACCAGTGCAGCAAGCCCTACTCGGCGGCGCTGCTCAATATCTCGGCGATGAGCTTCGGCTCCCTGTCCGCGAATGCCATCATGGCGCTCAACAAGGGCGCGGCCGAAGGCGGTTTCTATCACGACACCGGAGAGGGCGGCATTTCGCGTTACCACAGCGCGCATGGCGGCGATCTGGTGTGGGAACTAGGCAGCGGCTATTTCGGGTGCCGGAACAAGGACGGCAGTTTCGATCCCGCCCGCTTTGCCGACAGCGCCCAAGCCGACTCCGTCAAGATGGTCGAGGTCAAGCTGAGCCAGGGCGCGAAACCCGGTCATGGCGGCATGTTGCCCGGTAGCAAAGTAACTGAAGAAATTGCCGAGGCGCGCGGCGTGGGCGTGGGCGAGGATTGCATCTCTCCGGCTGCCCATCCGGCATTTTCCACTCCGATCGAAATGATCGAATGGTGCGCGAAATTGCGCGATCTGTCGGGCGGCAAGCCAGTGGGCGTAAAGCTGTGCGTGGGACAACCGCACGAGTTGATGGCGATGGCCAAGGCCATGCTACAAACCGGCATCACGCTGGATTATATTGTCGTCGACGGAGCCGAAGGCGGCACGGGTGCGGCGCCGGTCGAATTATCGAACCGCGTCGGCATGCCGCTGCGCGAGGGCACGATCATGCTGCGCAACATGCTGGTCGGCACGGGGCTGAAACCTCAAGTGAAGATCGCCGCGGCCGGCAAGGTGCATTCGGGTGCCGGTCTTGCGATGAATTTCGGTCTGGGTGCGGACTGGTGCAATGCGGCGCGCGCCTTCATGTTCGCGCTGGGCTGCGTGCAATCGATGAAATGCCACACCGACGAATGCCCCACCGGCGTCGCCACGCAGGACGCGACACGCCAGCGCGGGCTAGTGGTGGACGACAAAGCGACACGCGTCGCCCGCTTTCAGCGCCAGACCCTGCACGGCCTACGTGAAATCGTGGTCGCCATGGGCCTCGACAATCCGTGGCAGATCCAGCCGCACCATATCCGCGAGCGGATGAATCCGGTGCGGTCGGATTCGATGGACCGCTTCTACACTTTCCTCGAACCCGGCGTGCTGCTGGATGATGCCGACAGCACCCCCTATGCCCGCCACTGGAATGCGGCGAGCGCAGAGACATTCCGGATGGTGGGCTAA
- the rho gene encoding transcription termination factor Rho, which produces MHLKELKQKTPAELVEMAEELGVEGASTMRRQDLMFGILKEVAEDEEILGIGTIEVLPDGFGFLRSPEANYLAGPDDIYVSPNQVRKFGLRTGDTVEGEIRAPRDGERYFALTKLLKVNFDDPDVVRHRVNFDNLTPLYPDEKLILDTKDPTVKDKSARVIDIISPQGKGQRALIVAPPRTGKTVLLQNIAKAITDNHPEVFLLVLLVDERPEEVTDMQRSVKGEVISSTFDEPAQRHVQVAEMVIEKAKRLVEHKKDVVILLDSITRLGRAYNTVVPSSGKVLTGGVDANALQRPKRFFGAARNIEEGGSLSIIATALIDTGSRMDEVIFEEFKGTGNSEIVLDRKVADKRIFPALDVGKSGTRKEELLVGKEQLSKMWVLRRILMQMGTIDSMEFLLDKMKDSKTNEDFFATMNQ; this is translated from the coding sequence ATGCATCTGAAAGAACTCAAACAAAAGACCCCCGCCGAGCTGGTCGAAATGGCCGAAGAGCTGGGCGTCGAGGGCGCGTCGACGATGCGGCGCCAGGACCTGATGTTCGGCATCCTGAAAGAAGTTGCCGAGGACGAGGAAATTCTTGGCATCGGCACGATCGAGGTTCTGCCCGACGGCTTCGGCTTTCTGCGCAGCCCCGAAGCCAATTATCTGGCCGGCCCAGACGATATCTATGTCTCGCCCAATCAGGTCCGCAAATTCGGCCTGCGCACCGGTGACACGGTGGAGGGCGAGATTCGCGCCCCGCGCGACGGCGAACGCTATTTCGCGCTGACCAAGCTGCTCAAGGTGAACTTCGACGATCCCGATGTCGTCCGTCACCGCGTCAATTTCGACAACCTCACCCCGCTCTATCCGGACGAGAAGCTGATCCTCGACACCAAGGATCCGACGGTGAAGGACAAGTCGGCCCGCGTGATCGATATTATCTCGCCGCAGGGCAAGGGGCAGCGCGCGCTGATCGTGGCGCCGCCGCGCACGGGTAAGACCGTGCTGCTGCAGAACATCGCCAAGGCGATCACCGACAACCACCCCGAAGTGTTCCTGCTGGTTCTGCTGGTCGACGAACGGCCCGAGGAAGTGACCGACATGCAGCGCTCGGTGAAGGGCGAGGTGATTTCCTCTACCTTCGACGAACCCGCGCAGCGCCACGTGCAGGTTGCCGAAATGGTGATCGAAAAGGCGAAGCGCCTGGTCGAGCACAAGAAGGATGTGGTGATCCTGCTCGATTCGATCACGCGTCTGGGCCGTGCCTATAACACTGTCGTCCCGTCGTCGGGCAAGGTGCTGACCGGCGGTGTCGATGCGAACGCGCTGCAGCGCCCCAAGCGCTTCTTCGGTGCGGCCCGCAACATCGAGGAGGGCGGCTCGCTCTCCATCATCGCGACCGCGCTGATCGATACCGGCAGCCGCATGGACGAAGTGATCTTCGAAGAGTTCAAGGGCACCGGCAACTCGGAAATCGTGCTCGATCGCAAGGTCGCGGACAAGCGCATCTTCCCCGCGCTGGATGTCGGCAAGTCCGGCACTCGCAAGGAAGAGCTGCTGGTCGGCAAGGAGCAGCTGTCGAAGATGTGGGTCCTGCGCCGCATCCTGATGCAGATGGGCACGATCGATTCGATGGAATTCCTTCTCGACAAGATGAAGGATTCGAAGACCAACGAAGACTTCTTCGCTACGATGAACCAGTAA
- a CDS encoding CopD family protein, whose translation MQEALSMIYLWLKTGHIIFVVFWMAGLFMLPRQMIYMHSAAPGSDEEALWAKRIGLLGKIILNPSIVVVWVLGLALAYVLGAWSEGWFHAKLLLVVLMSAYHGIMMGKARRMARGERPMSEKQLRMWGEAPAVLLALIVALVVVKPF comes from the coding sequence ATGCAAGAGGCGCTTTCGATGATCTACCTCTGGCTGAAGACCGGCCATATCATCTTTGTCGTGTTCTGGATGGCGGGGCTTTTCATGCTGCCGCGCCAGATGATCTATATGCATTCCGCCGCGCCGGGTTCGGATGAAGAGGCTTTGTGGGCCAAACGGATCGGCCTGCTCGGCAAGATCATTCTAAACCCCAGCATCGTGGTTGTCTGGGTGCTCGGGCTGGCTCTCGCCTATGTGCTGGGCGCATGGAGCGAGGGGTGGTTCCACGCCAAATTGCTGCTGGTCGTTCTGATGTCCGCCTATCACGGGATCATGATGGGCAAGGCACGCAGGATGGCGCGCGGCGAAAGGCCGATGAGCGAAAAACAATTGCGCATGTGGGGCGAAGCGCCCGCAGTGCTTTTGGCGCTGATTGTCGCTTTGGTGGTCGTCAAACCGTTCTGA
- the hemE gene encoding uroporphyrinogen decarboxylase: MAGPLLETLKGRNLDRRPLWLMRQAGRYLPEYRALRAEKGGFLALVYDSEAAAEITMQPLRRFGFDGAILFSDILIVPYAMGQDLEFLAGEGPKLSPRLADSALKALEAVPQRLDPIYRTVGLVKAQLGPEQTMLGFAGAPWTVATYMVNGEGSRDQHATRELAYRDPAAFQAIIDGIVEVTTTYLIGQIEAGAEAVQIFDSWAGSLAPDEFGRWVIAPTARIVSAVRQRCPGVPIIGFPKGAGEKLVAYARETLVDAVGVDETVDIAWAARELPDGMPLQGNLDPLRLLAGGEELERRARFILDACAHRPHVFNLGHGIGQFTPIEHVETLLKVVRDWERP, from the coding sequence ATGGCAGGCCCTCTTCTCGAAACGCTGAAAGGCAGGAATCTCGACCGGCGGCCCCTGTGGCTGATGCGGCAGGCGGGACGCTATCTGCCCGAATATCGCGCCTTGCGGGCGGAAAAGGGCGGTTTTCTCGCCCTGGTCTATGACAGCGAGGCCGCGGCCGAGATCACGATGCAGCCCTTGCGCCGCTTCGGGTTCGACGGGGCAATCCTGTTCTCCGACATTCTGATCGTGCCCTATGCGATGGGGCAGGACCTGGAATTCCTGGCGGGTGAGGGACCCAAGCTGTCCCCCCGCCTTGCCGATAGCGCGTTAAAGGCGCTGGAAGCCGTGCCACAGCGCCTCGATCCCATTTACCGGACCGTGGGGCTGGTAAAGGCCCAGCTCGGCCCTGAGCAGACGATGCTGGGCTTTGCGGGGGCGCCCTGGACCGTCGCCACCTATATGGTGAACGGCGAGGGGAGCCGCGACCAGCATGCGACGCGCGAACTGGCCTATCGCGATCCGGCTGCGTTTCAGGCGATCATCGACGGGATCGTCGAGGTGACGACGACCTATCTGATCGGCCAGATCGAGGCAGGTGCCGAGGCCGTGCAGATTTTCGACAGCTGGGCAGGCAGCCTTGCGCCCGACGAATTCGGCCGCTGGGTAATTGCGCCCACCGCCCGCATCGTCAGCGCCGTGCGCCAGCGTTGCCCCGGTGTGCCGATCATCGGCTTTCCCAAGGGCGCGGGCGAGAAGCTGGTCGCCTATGCGCGCGAAACGCTGGTCGATGCGGTCGGTGTGGACGAGACGGTGGATATCGCGTGGGCAGCACGTGAATTGCCCGATGGCATGCCGCTGCAAGGCAATCTCGATCCGCTGCGCCTGCTGGCAGGCGGCGAAGAGCTGGAGCGGCGTGCGCGTTTCATTCTCGACGCCTGTGCGCACCGGCCGCATGTGTTCAATCTGGGCCATGGCATCGGTCAGTTCACGCCGATCGAGCATGTCGAAACGCTGCTGAAAGTGGTGCGCGACTGGGAACGGCCGTGA
- a CDS encoding pyruvate, water dikinase regulatory protein: MTRLHLHLLSDSTGETLEMIAKAALAQFEGADVDRHFWPMVRSQQHLDRIMGEITRNPGLVLFTLANQDIRERLEAKCREAGLATVSALDEVTRSLSSLLGQEAHARPGRQHRMDEAYFARVEAIQFTIAHDDGLMWEEWEEADIVLAGVSRTSKTPTSIYLANRGFRTANIPIVVESPPPKVLFGLRRPLVVGLTTSPDRLIQIRRNRLLSLNQTPETDYVDQDRVEKELKYARRMFADNGWPVIDVTRRSIEETAAAVINLVNERQSGMSKGNPGPKPV; encoded by the coding sequence ATGACCCGCCTTCACCTGCATCTGTTGTCGGATTCCACCGGCGAGACGCTGGAAATGATTGCCAAGGCCGCGCTGGCGCAATTCGAAGGGGCCGATGTCGACCGGCATTTCTGGCCGATGGTGCGCTCGCAGCAGCATCTGGACCGGATCATGGGCGAAATCACGCGCAATCCCGGGCTGGTGCTGTTCACTCTGGCCAATCAGGATATCCGCGAACGGCTGGAAGCGAAATGCCGCGAGGCCGGTCTGGCCACCGTTTCCGCATTGGACGAAGTGACGCGCAGCCTGTCTAGCCTGCTGGGGCAGGAGGCGCATGCAAGGCCCGGCCGCCAGCACCGCATGGACGAAGCCTATTTCGCGCGGGTCGAGGCGATCCAGTTCACCATCGCCCATGACGACGGCTTGATGTGGGAGGAATGGGAAGAGGCCGATATCGTGCTGGCAGGCGTATCGCGCACGTCGAAGACGCCAACCTCGATCTATCTGGCCAATCGCGGATTCCGCACTGCCAATATCCCCATCGTGGTCGAATCGCCGCCGCCCAAGGTGCTGTTCGGCCTGCGCCGTCCGCTGGTCGTGGGGCTGACGACATCGCCCGACCGGCTGATCCAGATCCGCCGCAACCGCCTGTTGTCGCTGAACCAGACACCCGAAACCGATTATGTGGATCAGGATCGTGTCGAAAAGGAACTGAAATATGCGCGCCGCATGTTCGCCGATAACGGTTGGCCGGTGATCGACGTTACTCGCCGCTCGATCGAGGAAACCGCTGCGGCCGTTATCAATCTGGTCAACGAACGGCAGAGCGGCATGTCAAAGGGCAATCCCGGTCCCAAGCCGGTATGA
- a CDS encoding nucleoside triphosphate pyrophosphatase, translating to MIILASKSASRQAMLQQAGVPFESRPADLDERALEAQMAGAVAQDIALALAEAKALAVPQTGGLVLGSDSLVEVEGRRFDKPASRGDAAEHLRFFSGRCMNLHSAAALVRDGDIVWSHKALARLHVRVLSDDFIEAYLDKEWPEVGWCVGVFRIEALGVQLFDAIEGDYFTVLGMPLLPVLGALREFGAMPR from the coding sequence ATGATTATTCTCGCATCGAAAAGCGCGTCGCGGCAAGCAATGCTGCAACAGGCAGGCGTTCCATTTGAATCGCGTCCCGCCGATCTGGACGAGCGTGCGCTGGAGGCGCAGATGGCAGGCGCTGTCGCGCAGGATATCGCACTGGCACTGGCCGAAGCCAAGGCACTGGCCGTGCCGCAAACCGGCGGATTGGTATTGGGCAGCGACTCGCTGGTCGAGGTGGAGGGCCGCCGTTTCGACAAGCCCGCCAGCCGCGGCGATGCCGCCGAACATCTGCGCTTCTTCTCAGGCCGGTGCATGAACCTGCACAGCGCCGCCGCGCTTGTCCGCGACGGCGATATCGTGTGGAGCCATAAGGCGCTTGCCCGCCTGCATGTCCGTGTCCTGAGCGATGATTTTATCGAGGCCTATCTGGACAAGGAATGGCCCGAAGTGGGCTGGTGCGTCGGCGTTTTCCGGATAGAGGCACTGGGCGTGCAATTATTCGATGCAATCGAAGGGGATTATTTCACCGTGCTGGGAATGCCATTGCTGCCGGTACTGGGCGCATTGCGCGAGTTCGGGGCGATGCCGCGATGA
- a CDS encoding shikimate dehydrogenase, with translation MSTDLPYAEVIGDPIAQSKSPVIHKFWLDRLGLEGDYRRCQVTPDALAGYIADRRADQAWRGCNVTMPHKQAIMSLIDAIDPAAAAIGAVNTVVRQPDGSLTGFNTDAPGFLEPLLDDLAQPHLFRMARIIGNGGAARALVKALSDHGFVIVIFGRNPAKGRALLDELDPEGEHHTAPLSSLAEPTGFAFDDRVGCLDVVVNASPLGMAGNPPLELHPSHIPPRSICYEIVTSPLETEFLKTAATGGFRTIDGLSMLIGQAAYAFEKFFGQPAPRGEDAVLRDILTA, from the coding sequence ATGAGCACGGATCTTCCCTATGCCGAAGTCATCGGCGATCCGATCGCGCAATCGAAATCGCCGGTGATTCACAAATTCTGGCTGGACAGGCTGGGGTTGGAAGGCGATTACCGGCGCTGTCAGGTCACGCCCGATGCACTGGCCGGATATATTGCCGACCGCCGTGCTGATCAGGCATGGCGCGGTTGTAATGTGACCATGCCGCACAAGCAGGCGATCATGTCGCTGATCGATGCCATCGACCCCGCCGCCGCCGCTATCGGCGCAGTCAATACGGTGGTGCGCCAGCCGGACGGATCGCTGACCGGTTTCAACACCGACGCGCCCGGCTTTCTGGAACCGCTGCTCGACGATCTGGCCCAGCCGCATCTGTTTCGCATGGCGCGGATCATCGGAAACGGCGGCGCGGCGCGCGCCTTGGTCAAGGCATTGTCCGACCATGGCTTTGTCATCGTGATATTCGGCCGCAATCCCGCCAAGGGCCGCGCCTTGCTGGACGAGCTGGACCCCGAGGGAGAGCATCACACCGCCCCGCTTTCGTCGCTGGCCGAACCGACCGGTTTCGCATTCGACGACCGCGTCGGTTGCCTTGACGTGGTCGTCAACGCCAGCCCGCTGGGCATGGCGGGTAACCCTCCGCTGGAATTGCACCCCAGCCATATTCCGCCGCGTTCGATCTGCTATGAAATCGTTACCAGCCCGCTGGAAACGGAGTTTCTGAAAACCGCTGCCACAGGGGGCTTTCGCACAATCGACGGTCTGTCGATGCTGATCGGACAGGCCGCTTATGCGTTTGAGAAATTTTTCGGCCAGCCCGCTCCGCGCGGCGAAGACGCCGTTTTGCGCGATATATTGACGGCATGA
- the coaE gene encoding dephospho-CoA kinase (Dephospho-CoA kinase (CoaE) performs the final step in coenzyme A biosynthesis.), with the protein MSVNGTSGHRPFILGLTGSIGMGKSTVAAMFRDAGVPVFDADAEVHRLQGPDGLLIPAIEEAFPGTTGPEGVRRADLGAIVFADPQALRRLEAIVHPAVAEERFAFMEENRDAPLIVFDIPLLYEKTGTRGLDGVAVVSAPASVQRTRVLARPNMTEAKFGEILALQVPDAEKRERADYIIENGGPLEETRAQVQSLIAALAA; encoded by the coding sequence ATGAGCGTTAACGGAACGAGCGGGCACCGCCCTTTCATTCTGGGCCTGACCGGATCGATCGGCATGGGTAAATCCACCGTGGCAGCCATGTTCCGCGATGCCGGTGTGCCGGTTTTCGATGCCGATGCCGAAGTACACAGGTTGCAAGGGCCCGACGGGCTGCTGATTCCCGCCATTGAAGAGGCGTTTCCTGGCACCACCGGCCCCGAAGGCGTGCGGCGGGCTGATCTTGGCGCGATTGTCTTTGCCGATCCGCAAGCACTACGGCGATTGGAAGCCATCGTTCACCCCGCCGTCGCGGAAGAGCGTTTCGCGTTCATGGAAGAAAATCGCGATGCGCCGCTGATCGTGTTCGATATCCCGCTGCTTTACGAGAAAACGGGCACGCGCGGGCTGGACGGGGTGGCAGTCGTTTCCGCCCCCGCCAGCGTGCAGCGCACCCGCGTGCTGGCACGCCCCAACATGACCGAGGCGAAATTCGGCGAGATTCTGGCGCTGCAAGTGCCCGATGCCGAAAAGCGCGAGCGGGCCGACTATATCATCGAGAATGGCGGCCCGCTGGAGGAAACGCGCGCGCAGGTACAGTCGCTGATCGCCGCGCTTGCCGCATAG